The window AAATTGTCTAAATGTGTAGGCCCTGCATGAGCTTCGATATGATCTAGTGAAATTTGTTAGCCCGCATAGTTAACTTTCTAATAGCAAATGATTATTTGGCTATGATTACAAATCATCATAAGCATATGGAATGAGCATACAACGTGTACGTTATTATTACCAGCTAATACTCCAATCAGTGGTTTCTACTATTCCACATTAATATTGATTGATATGATCATGTCCATCAATTAGTTGATACATATTCATGATTTGTTTTTTTGTTTTGTTTTTTTTATATATGCTAAAACGACTAAATTACAAAAAAAAAAACCTCTAGAACAACCAGCTCCAAATAGATCAAAATTCAAAGTGTGTCTAACAATAACAGGAAAGTTGACCTCCCAACAACTAGGATTAGAGAGCTATTGTCCCAAATTAACAAGGGCATTAGTGTCGAAATTTGCTTCTCGAAGAACATTAACATATTCTTGATTTGTTATTGCAAGATCATAGTAGTCTAATTTCACATCTTATCTCATTTCAACATAGAAACAGGACAGTTCCAATATATGCGATACACTTAAAAAGAAAAAGATATAAATCGATCACTTTGTATTAGTCAAAAAGTGAGGGGCACTTTCATTTTTATAAATGTATGGCATGGGTACAAGATAAAAAGATTTAAAGGGGCAGACAAATTATAGCCTTTGGCTTCTTTATGAAGTAAGAAGCATGTACCCCTAAAATCTTTTTGCATCCAAAATTCAAAATTGCATATTTTAAACGAGAGAATGATACCGAGTGGGGTTTTGTAACTTTGTACGAAGAATATAGAATAAAATCAGAACTAAAACCGAGATTGAGTTGCTGGATCATCACGAACACAGTAACAAAGTTGGAAAGTAAGTTTTGGCAACAAGCACTACTACGAGTGAAATGGATAAAGAAATTATCTGGGGAACAAAATCAATGGGATGTAACTTTGTTTCTGTCATGATTTGGGAACAGGTTATATTCTACAGAATCCACTCGCGTAAAGGCAATGAGAGTGGCCGGAGAATTCAACGGAAAGCTAAAGATTGTTTGGACTTTGAGGGATTTAGAGCGATGAAATATGGGTTTGGAGAACTTGTGTCTTGTTCCTTTTAAAATATTTGGGCTTGCATGTATAGGCTTTGCTTTTAGTTGCTCCTATTCTGGCGGCCTCATATATCTTTACGCTTTGACCCAACTCAATTTTATTAAAAGGTAACTACGAAAGGGTTTGTCTGTTATATCGAACGGTATAACATATCTATCACTAAAAGAGAGAGGTTTCAGCAGAGAGGTCCAGCATGGGGGTGGTTGGTTTCAAATTTGGCCTATGTTTCCAACATGCATGTTATATCTGACGGCACAACAGAATTTTTCATTACGAATATAACTAACGATTACGAAGATAAGCGAGGAAACCCACCACAATTAACTAGAACAACACTAATAAGTGAGGTAATGGAACCACCGTGAGATCCATCGTTGTGATGAAGAAAACTTTTGGCAACCACACAAGGGAAGCCACGACAAGATTGAGAGACATCATCGCTATTCAAGAAAAGTTACGGTTCAAGTAAACGCGATAGTTTTGACAAGGTTAGGAGTTGTTGAGGTTTCTAACAAGAGATGTAGCATTTTCTTTAATAGTGCCGACTTCTTCTTTTTTTAAGTTGGTGATTGAAATGATATATATCAGAAAGTTACAGAAGTTCGAATCAGTCAATCAGATAACTTTAATGAGACTTGTGTTTAGGGTTAACTGAAATGATAATAGAAATTAGATTGGATACAATTTGATTAGATAGGTTAGTTCATACATTTTCAACTTAATTTCCAAGCTAAACTTGAACTGTATTGCCAAGAAGAAAAGAGTAACTTAAATGAACTAGCTACTTCGAGTAATTTTGAAACCTAAAACACCTAACTTTGGAAGATCTGTACCTATGTTCTGATTGGGTCTCATCTTCTCTCATCCAAAAGGCCAACAAATAAGGATAAGGTGATAAGCTAACGTGGCAGAAACCCAGTTACTGCTCTACACCTCTGCTGATCCTTACAAACACACTCTCTCTCCTCTTCAATCCTCTCCCAACCAAAGCCATGGCCTCACCAACACTCCTAACTCCCACCTCTAAACTCAAATCACTCGTTCCCATCAAGGCCACCAAAACCACCACCTCCACCGCAGCCTCCACTACCTCAGTCTCACAAGCTCGGCGCCGCGAGTTCTTATCAATCGCCGCAGCAACTCTCTCGTCGCCTGCATGGCTCTTCCCATCAACACCAGCAGCCCTTGCTGCTTCGGATGAAGAGTACGTTAAAGAGACCGAGGAGGTGATCCAGAAGGTTAAGAGCACCATCAACATGGACAAGAACGACCCCAATGTGGCCAACGCAGTTGCGGAGCTCAGAGAAACGTCGAACACGTGGGTTGCTAAGTACAGGAGGGAGAAGAGTCTGCTGGCAAGGGTTTCTTTCAGAGACATGTACTCGGCGATCAATGCCGTTTCGGGACACTATGTTAGTTTCGGGCCAACGGCTCCGATTCCGGCGAAGAGAAAGGCGAGGATCTTGGAAGAGGTCGAAACTGCAGAGAAAAACCTATTAAGGGGTAGATAGATACTTGAGAGAAAATAATCTCTGTAAATTTAAGTACTCGTGGAGAGCGCCAGAGGAATTTTTCTTTTCTTCTATTATTTACTACGATGTTTTTTATTTGAATTTTGTTTGTGAAGTTTGAGGTTACATAGTGAGATTAATGGTTTAGGGTTTTTACTGTCATGAAAACCCTGTTTCAGAACATCCGCTACGTACATGCAACTGATATCCTGATTAATAGTCATACAAGTGATTACTATTGCGTAGATTTGCCTTTAATGATTTCGTAAACTAAATAGAATTACCCAGAAATCTTATATACATATGTTAGGACTATCATGCAAGTATTGAAACTTGAAGCAGGAGTTTAGCAATAATGAGCTTCCTAGCATGAATATATTGAAATTTGATTGATACTCTATGGAAAGTTGAAGCTTGCAAATTCAATAGGCCCAATCCTTTTGACATT of the Fragaria vesca subsp. vesca linkage group LG6, FraVesHawaii_1.0, whole genome shotgun sequence genome contains:
- the LOC101312849 gene encoding thylakoid lumenal protein At1g03610, chloroplastic-like, whose amino-acid sequence is MASPTLLTPTSKLKSLVPIKATKTTTSTAASTTSVSQARRREFLSIAAATLSSPAWLFPSTPAALAASDEEYVKETEEVIQKVKSTINMDKNDPNVANAVAELRETSNTWVAKYRREKSLLARVSFRDMYSAINAVSGHYVSFGPTAPIPAKRKARILEEVETAEKNLLRGR